From Coffea arabica cultivar ET-39 chromosome 2e, Coffea Arabica ET-39 HiFi, whole genome shotgun sequence, the proteins below share one genomic window:
- the LOC113727950 gene encoding uncharacterized protein isoform X2 — translation MVFNADLFTSLVKFNWERALNIIIIISITGMSVFKGLIETLGSIFSSDYSSSSSSSSYLSSDRRPSGMDGVSGGVATGNERAAYKLKGYFDLAKEEIAKAVRAEEWGLVEDAISSYQTAQRILAEAISISVPSYVTSSEQEKVKSYRQKISQWQGQVSERLQTLSRRAGGVSTVKSSAPQLQSGVDAQATSYSRKPTSQKLSSKNSNGSVMRNQKNGASSAKPSQEADSSYDAKLVEMINSVIVDRSPSVKWEDIAGLEKAKQALLEMVILPTKRKDLFTGLRKPARGLLLFGPPGTGKTMLAKAVASESQATFFNVSASTLTSKWVGEGEKLVRTLFAVAISKQPSVIFMDEIDSIMSVRMSNENEASRRLKSEFLIQFDGVTSNSDDLVIVIGATNKPQELDDAVLRRLVKRIYIPLPDANVRKQLLKHKLKGQAFSLPDGELERLVKETEDAN, via the exons ATGGTATTTAATGCTGACTTATTTACTTCGCTTGTCAAATTTAATTGGGAACGAGctttaaatattattattattattagtattactGGGATGAGTGTTTTCAAGGGCTTAATCGAAACCTTAGGCTCGATATTCAGTTCCGATTATTCTTCGTCATCATCCTCGTCGTCATATCTATCCAGCGATCGACGCCCTTCAGGGATGGACGGAGTCTCCGGCGGCGTTGCCACTGGGAACGAGCGGGCAGCGTATAAGCTCAAAGGCTACTTTGACTTGGCTAAAGAGGAGATTGCCAAGGCCGTTCGGGCTGAAGAGTGGGGATTGGTTGAAGATGCGATCTCCAGTTATCAAACCGCTCAGAGAATTCTCGCTGAAGCAATTTCTATTTCTGTTCCTTCTTATGTCACTTCTAG CGaacaagagaaggtgaaatccTATCGTCAGAAGATATCACAATGGCAGGGGCAAGTTTCTGAGAGACTACAAACTTTAAGCCGAAGAGCAG GTGGCGTATCGACAGTGAAG AGTAGTGCACCTCAGTTGCAAAGTGGTGTAGATGCTCAAGCGACTTCTTATTCCAGAAAACCTACATCACAGAAGCTTTCTAGTAAGAATAGCAATGGATCTGTCATGAGGAATCAGAAGAATGGTGCATCAAGTGCAAAACCTTCCCAGGAAGCTGATAGCAGTTATGATGCAAAATTGGTTGAAATGATCAACTCTGTGATTGTAGACAGAAGCCCTTCTGTGAAGTGGGAAGACATTG CCGGCCTTGAAAAGGCCAAACAAGCCCTGTTAGAAATGGTTATTCTTCCAACTAAAAGAAAGGACCTCTTCACTGGCCTACGAAAGCCAGCtagag gtttgctTCTTTTTGGTCCACCTGGTACTGGAAAGACCATGCTTGCTAAAGCAGTTGCTTCAGAGTCACAGGCAACTTTTTTTAATGTTTCTGCATCTACACTGACCTCAAAGTGG GTTGGAGAGGGCGAAAAACTTGTCCGCACGCTTTTTGCTGTTGCTATTTCTAAGCAGCCATCTGTAATTTTTATGGATGAG ATCGATAGTATTATGTCTGTGAGGAtgtcaaatgaaaatgaagcaAGCAGAAGATTGAAATCTGAGTTTCTAatacaatttgatggagttacATCAAATTCTGATGATCTTGTTATTGTAATTG GAGCTACCAACAAACCACAAGAGCTGGATGATGCAGTCCTAAGGAGACTG